A part of Leifsonia xyli subsp. xyli str. CTCB07 genomic DNA contains:
- a CDS encoding LLM class flavin-dependent oxidoreductase, producing the protein MSRAGGVPSSLPWWRLPLWRVAEGIPWIGANLTAVRTVATASEMVASEAVRPLIGVATEADARRLDLSGGRIDLAHRGTNADALAGSVRLAQAAERLGYGRFWVAENHGMPAIAASAPAVLIAGIAAATERIRVASGGVILPNHAPLVVAEHFGAVRALCGSITAVPGLGDVPQIWLLGSSGYSAQVAAALGLPFAFAHHFAGENTEAALEVYRSRFRVQRHPERTSHHDRGHRCLGRGPRHRASAQPP; encoded by the coding sequence GTGAGCCGCGCCGGCGGCGTTCCGTCCTCGTTGCCGTGGTGGCGCTTGCCGCTCTGGCGGGTGGCGGAGGGCATTCCGTGGATCGGGGCCAACCTCACCGCGGTGCGGACCGTCGCGACCGCGAGCGAGATGGTCGCCTCGGAGGCCGTCCGACCGCTCATCGGCGTCGCGACGGAGGCGGACGCCCGCCGTCTGGACCTCTCCGGCGGCCGCATCGATCTGGCCCATCGCGGAACCAACGCTGACGCGCTTGCCGGTAGCGTCCGGCTCGCGCAGGCTGCCGAACGCCTCGGCTACGGTCGCTTCTGGGTCGCCGAGAACCACGGGATGCCGGCCATCGCCGCCAGCGCTCCCGCTGTCCTCATCGCGGGAATCGCCGCCGCGACCGAGCGCATCCGTGTCGCGTCCGGCGGTGTCATACTGCCGAACCACGCACCGCTCGTCGTCGCCGAGCACTTCGGCGCCGTCCGTGCCCTCTGTGGCAGCATAACCGCCGTCCCCGGCCTCGGCGATGTCCCGCAGATCTGGCTTCTCGGTTCCAGCGGCTACAGCGCACAGGTCGCGGCGGCTCTCGGCCTCCCGTTCGCTTTCGCCCATCACTTTGCCGGCGAGAACACCGAGGCCGCACTCGAGGTGTACCGCTCCCGGTTTCGAGTCCAGCGACACCCTGAGCGAACCTCGCACCATGATCGCGGTCACCGTTGTCTCGGACGAGGACCCCGACACCGTGCGAGCGCTCAGCCTCCCTGA
- the msuE gene encoding FMN reductase, with amino-acid sequence MAHAPTVVGVSGSLTTPSRTTVLVDEVTRAFADATGGTPNAIGLAPLLGDLGVGPFRSHLSPRVLAALEAVESADIIVVGSPAYRSTYTGLFKLFFDHIDQYALLDKPVVLTATGGSDRHALFVEHQMRPLFGFFQSLTLPLGIYASEADFEDYAIASDDLLERIATAVTRTLPLVRSRVDPEARDTGAEFARPDAF; translated from the coding sequence ATGGCACACGCACCCACCGTTGTCGGCGTCAGCGGCAGCCTCACGACGCCGTCTCGCACGACTGTCCTCGTCGATGAGGTGACCCGTGCCTTCGCCGACGCGACCGGGGGCACCCCGAACGCCATCGGACTCGCCCCGCTGCTCGGCGACCTGGGCGTCGGCCCGTTCCGCAGCCACCTCAGCCCGCGTGTCCTCGCCGCCCTCGAAGCGGTGGAGTCGGCTGACATCATCGTGGTCGGCTCACCCGCCTACCGGTCGACCTACACCGGCCTCTTCAAGCTCTTCTTCGACCACATCGACCAGTACGCCCTCTTGGACAAGCCTGTCGTGCTCACCGCGACCGGCGGCAGCGACCGTCACGCTCTCTTCGTCGAGCACCAGATGCGCCCGCTTTTCGGCTTCTTCCAGTCGCTCACCCTGCCTCTCGGCATCTACGCGAGCGAGGCGGATTTCGAGGACTATGCCATTGCTTCGGACGATCTGCTCGAGCGGATCGCCACCGCCGTGACGCGGACGCTGCCGCTGGTGCGTTCGCGGGTCGACCCGGAAGCGCGGGACACAGGGGCGGAGTTCGCGCGGCCGGATGCGTTCTGA
- a CDS encoding DUF3037 domain-containing protein, whose product MQKELQYWIIRFVPNLTRGEFHNIGIVAGHDGGDWAAQFDIQLGRAAAGFSGDLRDLRSWIRWFERQITARPDALFDVGGVPATAWIEPFALAKGRPFNSLPRRRWTSRRSGSRRSALPSPGGT is encoded by the coding sequence GTGCAGAAGGAGCTTCAGTATTGGATCATTCGGTTCGTTCCGAACCTGACGCGCGGTGAGTTCCACAACATCGGCATTGTCGCCGGACACGATGGCGGCGATTGGGCAGCTCAATTCGACATCCAGCTTGGGAGAGCAGCGGCCGGGTTCAGCGGCGATCTTCGCGACCTTCGATCATGGATTCGCTGGTTCGAACGTCAGATCACAGCGAGGCCGGATGCGCTCTTTGATGTTGGAGGGGTCCCGGCGACAGCATGGATAGAACCCTTCGCTCTCGCCAAGGGTCGTCCATTCAACTCTCTGCCCCGACGCCGGTGGACGTCGAGACGCTCAGGAAGCCGTCGATCTGCTCTTCCCTCACCTGGTGGAACGTGA
- a CDS encoding Fic family protein, whose protein sequence is MRHGPAKYEETHPCLTFQFSPQVNFLWAKLGEAFSKNQHLAGIPLQPELATRLASIILRKGALGTVAIEGNTLTEDEVEKILQDGLKLPPSQEYLEQEIRNVAGALEVIDESGRAGDQFQVTPEWLQAQNAKLLNELETEEHVVPGEYTTTGLVVGSVYRAAPAEDVPYLIDRMCIWLNDAFVIPSQNPNLTDEMRFFNAFFGAVLGHLYLAWIHPFGDGNGRTARLLEVAILAHSGVVPWVASNLLSDHYNRTRSRYYQRLASTSREGKVEEFVTYAAEGLVDLLREQIGEVRESQMRVAWINYVHDRLRYESPGKTKDRRRNLVLALPVDSPITKREMRRLTPELAEAYAGHEDRMIARDLHALQKLGLVDEFAGGKQYRARAYIMYAFVPIPPGA, encoded by the coding sequence GTGCGGCATGGACCCGCGAAATACGAGGAAACCCATCCCTGTCTGACCTTCCAATTCTCCCCTCAGGTGAACTTTCTGTGGGCCAAGCTTGGCGAGGCTTTCTCAAAGAACCAGCACCTAGCAGGTATCCCGCTGCAGCCGGAACTTGCTACCCGTCTGGCGTCGATCATCCTACGCAAGGGCGCGCTGGGAACGGTCGCCATTGAGGGGAACACCCTCACCGAAGACGAGGTTGAGAAGATCCTCCAAGACGGGCTCAAGCTCCCGCCCTCGCAGGAGTACCTTGAGCAGGAGATCCGAAACGTTGCGGGGGCGTTAGAGGTGATTGACGAGTCTGGACGTGCTGGCGATCAATTCCAGGTGACGCCTGAATGGCTGCAAGCACAGAACGCGAAGCTCCTCAACGAGCTGGAAACCGAGGAGCACGTTGTCCCCGGCGAATACACAACTACGGGCCTTGTCGTCGGCTCGGTTTATCGGGCGGCCCCTGCGGAGGACGTTCCATACCTCATCGACAGAATGTGCATATGGCTGAATGACGCATTCGTCATTCCTTCCCAGAATCCAAATTTGACCGACGAGATGCGATTCTTTAACGCCTTTTTTGGTGCCGTTCTCGGTCATCTTTACTTGGCGTGGATTCATCCTTTCGGCGACGGAAACGGCAGAACGGCGCGACTGCTCGAAGTGGCGATCCTCGCCCATTCAGGAGTGGTCCCTTGGGTGGCAAGCAACCTGCTTTCAGATCACTACAACCGCACGCGGAGCCGCTATTACCAGAGGTTGGCTTCCACATCGCGTGAGGGAAAGGTTGAGGAATTCGTGACCTATGCTGCCGAAGGCCTGGTTGATCTGCTTCGTGAGCAGATCGGCGAAGTCCGCGAGAGTCAGATGCGGGTCGCATGGATAAACTACGTTCACGACCGGCTCAGGTATGAATCACCCGGAAAAACCAAAGACCGCCGCAGGAACCTGGTGCTCGCACTGCCCGTAGACAGCCCCATAACGAAGCGGGAAATGCGGCGGCTAACCCCCGAACTCGCGGAAGCCTACGCAGGGCATGAGGACCGAATGATCGCGCGAGATCTCCACGCACTCCAGAAACTGGGCCTCGTGGACGAGTTCGCCGGCGGCAAACAGTATCGCGCGCGCGCCTACATCATGTACGCATTCGTCCCGATCCCACCGGGCGCATAA